In Streptomyces dangxiongensis, one DNA window encodes the following:
- a CDS encoding ester cyclase yields the protein MSATLTEKSAQERNKELALSMVASWNRWDLQGITKHWAPDIQHFSEDRPVSSKAMVRAMEGGLAAFPDLHLDVKSIVAEADRVCLRITVTASHGGEFLGKAPSGTKVTWYMLEELRFNDAGQVIEHHDVFNYLPMLKKLGLAPADVL from the coding sequence ATGTCCGCCACTCTGACCGAGAAGTCCGCCCAGGAACGCAACAAGGAACTCGCCCTCTCCATGGTCGCCAGCTGGAACCGCTGGGACCTCCAGGGGATCACCAAGCACTGGGCCCCGGACATCCAGCACTTCTCCGAGGACCGCCCGGTGTCCTCGAAGGCCATGGTGCGGGCGATGGAGGGCGGCCTCGCCGCCTTCCCCGACCTGCACCTGGACGTCAAGAGCATCGTCGCCGAGGCGGACCGGGTCTGCCTGCGCATCACCGTGACGGCCAGCCACGGGGGCGAGTTCCTCGGCAAGGCCCCCAGCGGCACCAAGGTGACCTGGTACATGCTGGAGGAGCTCCGCTTCAACGACGCGGGCCAGGTGATCGAACACCACGACGTCTTCAACTACCTCCCCATGCTCAAGAAGCTGGGGCTGGCCCCGGCAGACGTGCTGTGA
- a CDS encoding MBL fold metallo-hydrolase, which yields MAEVADGVHAYVQPDGGWCLNNAGLVVGDGGESLLVDTAATELRARLLRTRVLRRSGAPPRTLVNTHFHGDHTFGNAHFPEALIVAHEHTRTEMAAAGLHLTGLWPDVRWGDLELTLPQLTYRDSLTLHVGGVRVELIQLGPAHTTADTAVWLPDRRVLFTGDLVMSGVTPFCLMGSVSGSLRAMRRLRALGAETVVPGHGPVGGPELIDANEAYFRWLHEQARRGVADGLTPLRLARECRRGPFDHLLDSERLVPNLHRGYAEVRGAAPGSPLDVGALFKEMSVFHGGLPDCHA from the coding sequence ATGGCCGAGGTCGCCGACGGGGTGCACGCCTATGTGCAGCCCGACGGCGGCTGGTGCCTCAACAACGCCGGGCTCGTGGTCGGCGACGGCGGCGAGAGCCTGCTGGTGGACACCGCGGCCACCGAGCTGCGCGCCCGACTGCTGCGCACCCGGGTGCTGCGGCGGTCGGGCGCCCCGCCTCGCACTCTGGTGAACACCCACTTCCACGGCGACCACACCTTCGGCAACGCGCACTTCCCCGAGGCGCTGATCGTCGCCCACGAGCACACCCGCACCGAGATGGCGGCGGCCGGGCTGCACCTCACCGGCCTGTGGCCCGACGTGCGCTGGGGCGACCTGGAACTGACCCTGCCCCAGCTCACCTACCGGGACTCGCTGACGCTGCACGTCGGCGGGGTGCGCGTCGAGCTGATCCAGCTGGGGCCGGCGCACACCACCGCCGACACGGCCGTCTGGCTGCCCGACCGGCGCGTGCTGTTCACCGGTGACCTCGTGATGTCCGGCGTCACGCCGTTCTGTCTGATGGGGTCGGTCTCCGGGTCGCTGCGGGCCATGCGGCGGCTGCGCGCCCTGGGCGCCGAAACGGTCGTGCCGGGCCACGGCCCGGTCGGCGGCCCCGAGCTGATCGACGCGAACGAGGCGTACTTCCGCTGGCTCCACGAGCAGGCCCGGCGGGGCGTGGCCGACGGTCTGACCCCCCTTCGGCTCGCCCGTGAGTGCCGACGCGGGCCGTTCGACCACCTGCTCGACTCCGAACGCCTGGTGCCGAATCTGCACCGGGGCTATGCGGAGGTGCGCGGAGCGGCGCCCGGCAGCCCCCTCGACGTCGGGGCGCTGTTCAAGGAGATGTCCGTGTTCCACGGCGGACTCCCCGACTGCCACGCATGA
- a CDS encoding NmrA/HSCARG family protein, which yields MSESARTAGPVLVTGATGLQGGAVARELVRRGRDTVALVRDPDAPPARGLAALGVTLRRGDLNDEASLRAAMDGVRGVFSVQTFMTPAGLGGEVRQGRAVARAALAAGVAHVVYSSVGGAERHSGVPHFDSKRGIERYLAELGVPHTVLRPAFFMDNFAAHGVPREDGTLVVRLALKPHTRVQFVAVADIAHFAAEAFERPQDYLGRSLELAGDELTATEVAEAFAGRTGLPARFEELPLDKVAASPYIPNAPEIALMFEWFQRHGYSADIPALRAEHPGLMDFATYLKGIEIG from the coding sequence ATGAGCGAGAGTGCGAGGACGGCCGGACCGGTCCTGGTCACCGGGGCCACCGGTCTCCAGGGCGGCGCCGTGGCGCGCGAACTCGTGCGCCGGGGAAGGGACACGGTGGCGCTGGTGCGGGACCCGGACGCGCCGCCGGCCCGCGGGCTCGCGGCGCTCGGCGTGACCCTGCGCCGCGGTGACCTGAACGACGAGGCGTCGCTGCGGGCCGCGATGGACGGCGTGCGCGGGGTCTTTTCGGTGCAGACCTTCATGACGCCGGCCGGGCTGGGCGGCGAGGTCCGCCAGGGGCGTGCCGTGGCCAGGGCGGCCCTGGCCGCCGGCGTGGCCCACGTGGTCTACAGCTCGGTCGGCGGCGCCGAACGGCACAGCGGCGTGCCCCACTTCGACTCCAAGCGGGGCATCGAGCGGTATCTCGCCGAACTCGGGGTGCCGCACACCGTGCTGCGCCCGGCGTTCTTCATGGACAACTTCGCCGCCCACGGCGTGCCCCGGGAGGACGGCACGCTGGTGGTGCGGCTCGCCCTGAAGCCGCACACCCGAGTGCAGTTCGTCGCCGTCGCGGACATCGCGCACTTCGCCGCGGAGGCGTTCGAGCGGCCGCAGGACTATCTGGGGCGGTCGCTGGAGCTGGCCGGGGACGAGCTGACGGCGACCGAGGTGGCCGAGGCGTTCGCCGGGCGCACCGGTCTGCCGGCCCGCTTCGAGGAACTCCCGCTGGACAAGGTGGCGGCCAGCCCGTACATCCCCAACGCGCCGGAGATCGCCCTGATGTTCGAGTGGTTCCAGCGGCACGGCTACAGCGCGGACATTCCCGCGCTGCGCGCCGAGCACCCGGGGCTGATGGACTTCGCGACGTACCTGAAGGGCATCGAGATCGGGTAG
- a CDS encoding SDR family oxidoreductase, which produces MILVTGATGKVGREAIRQLLGLGHGVRALSRRPEDAELPGGVDMVGGSPADPASLDEAFTGVSVALVVLAGDVAREAANIAEAARRAGTDRIVLLSSASVLHPLPHGIADEHRAAEEAVRRSGASWTFLRPGPFHANTSWWTRTVRERGAVRCWIGNNPGAPVDEYDIASAAVAALTRDGHEGRSYLLTGPETLTSREQARILGDVLGRELDFSVAPAEEVVEVFAGITGDRAAAVTNVAALHSPGVPWSRPTTAVRDLTGREPRPYRRWAVENAVLFAPDRPEGRAV; this is translated from the coding sequence ATGATCCTGGTCACCGGAGCCACCGGCAAGGTCGGCCGTGAGGCCATCCGGCAGCTCCTCGGACTCGGCCACGGCGTCCGCGCGCTGAGCCGCAGGCCCGAGGACGCCGAACTGCCCGGTGGAGTCGACATGGTCGGAGGCAGCCCGGCCGACCCCGCCTCGCTCGACGAGGCGTTCACCGGCGTCTCGGTGGCGCTGGTGGTACTCGCCGGGGACGTGGCGCGCGAGGCGGCCAACATCGCGGAGGCCGCCAGGAGGGCGGGCACGGACCGGATCGTGCTGCTGTCGTCGGCGAGCGTCCTGCATCCGCTGCCGCACGGCATCGCGGACGAGCATCGGGCCGCCGAGGAGGCGGTACGGCGGTCCGGCGCGTCCTGGACCTTCCTGCGCCCCGGCCCGTTCCACGCCAACACCTCCTGGTGGACCCGGACCGTGCGCGAGCGGGGCGCGGTGCGCTGCTGGATCGGGAACAACCCCGGGGCGCCCGTCGACGAGTACGACATCGCCTCGGCCGCCGTCGCGGCGCTCACCCGGGACGGGCACGAGGGCCGGTCGTACCTGCTCACCGGCCCGGAGACGCTCACCTCGCGCGAGCAGGCGCGGATCCTCGGCGACGTGCTGGGCCGGGAGCTGGACTTCTCGGTGGCGCCCGCCGAGGAGGTGGTGGAGGTCTTCGCCGGGATCACCGGCGACCGCGCAGCCGCGGTGACCAACGTGGCCGCGCTGCACAGCCCCGGGGTGCCCTGGTCGAGGCCGACGACCGCGGTGCGCGACCTCACGGGACGCGAGCCGCGCCCCTACCGGCGATGGGCCGTGGAGAACGCGGTGCTGTTCGCGCCGGACCGACCGGAGGGACGTGCGGTATGA
- a CDS encoding ester cyclase, whose amino-acid sequence MCCRRIAGKPMRSERSEMSGQIDAVRRMIRAYNTGVTDDVAEYIHPEYLNPAALEHMDVRGPESFAMAVTWLRMTFSEEARLEEVRIEERGDWVRAHLVLYGRHVGDLVGMAPTGRVFSGEQIHLIRFVDGRIRDHRDWPDYQGTYRQLGSPWPEPSGWRA is encoded by the coding sequence ATGTGCTGCCGCAGGATTGCAGGAAAGCCCATGCGGTCCGAAAGGAGTGAGATGAGCGGTCAGATTGATGCCGTGCGTCGAATGATAAGGGCGTACAACACCGGAGTCACCGATGATGTCGCCGAATACATACACCCGGAATACCTGAACCCGGCGGCGTTGGAACACATGGATGTGCGAGGGCCCGAGTCCTTCGCGATGGCCGTCACATGGCTCCGGATGACGTTCTCCGAGGAGGCCCGCCTCGAAGAGGTACGGATCGAGGAGCGCGGCGACTGGGTCCGCGCCCACCTCGTGCTCTACGGCCGGCATGTCGGCGATCTCGTGGGCATGGCTCCCACCGGGCGGGTCTTCTCGGGTGAGCAGATCCATCTGATCCGGTTCGTCGACGGCCGGATCCGCGACCACCGTGACTGGCCCGACTACCAGGGCACCTACCGGCAGCTCGGCTCGCCGTGGCCCGAGCCCAGCGGCTGGAGGGCCTGA
- a CDS encoding class I SAM-dependent methyltransferase, protein MTRDTAAYKAKVTDAFNEAAAIYDRMGVEFFTPMGRRLVERAAPRPGERVLDIGCGLGATLLPAARLIGPAGRALGVDIAPAMVEEARREAGRQGIGNVEVRVMDGEHPDLPARSFDLILGSYSVIFLPDARAALARFARLLADGGRIAFTSPVFARDTFPFLPPMFTELIPLDLLRHLPESWHPEQLHRQLHSWLEHPADLTAALRRAGFTDVRIADEPVPMTAASGTAWVDWSHTQGMRLLWQHLPGEEAAALRTRLVTALDALREGDGPVRIEVPVRYVTATVAR, encoded by the coding sequence GTGACGAGGGACACCGCCGCTTACAAAGCGAAAGTCACCGACGCCTTCAACGAGGCCGCGGCCATCTACGACCGGATGGGCGTGGAATTCTTCACGCCCATGGGCCGCCGGCTCGTCGAGCGAGCGGCACCGCGCCCCGGCGAGCGAGTGCTCGACATCGGGTGCGGCCTCGGCGCGACCCTGCTGCCCGCCGCCCGGCTGATCGGTCCGGCGGGCCGCGCCCTCGGTGTCGACATCGCCCCGGCGATGGTCGAGGAGGCCCGACGCGAGGCCGGGCGGCAGGGCATCGGCAACGTCGAGGTGCGGGTGATGGACGGTGAGCACCCGGACCTGCCGGCCCGCTCGTTCGACCTGATCCTCGGCAGCTACAGCGTGATCTTCCTGCCGGACGCGCGGGCCGCGCTCGCCCGTTTCGCCCGGCTGCTGGCCGACGGCGGCCGGATCGCCTTCACCAGCCCGGTGTTCGCCCGGGACACCTTCCCCTTCCTGCCACCGATGTTCACCGAGCTGATTCCGCTGGACCTGCTCCGGCACCTGCCCGAGTCCTGGCACCCGGAGCAGCTGCACCGGCAGTTGCACTCCTGGTTGGAGCACCCCGCCGACCTGACGGCGGCCCTGCGGCGGGCCGGGTTCACCGACGTGCGGATCGCCGACGAGCCGGTGCCGATGACCGCGGCCTCCGGCACGGCGTGGGTCGACTGGTCGCACACCCAGGGCATGCGCCTGCTGTGGCAGCACCTGCCCGGCGAGGAGGCCGCGGCGCTGCGGACCCGCCTGGTCACCGCGCTCGACGCGCTGCGCGAGGGCGACGGTCCGGTACGGATCGAAGTGCCGGTCCGGTACGTCACCGCGACGGTCGCCCGCTGA
- a CDS encoding SDR family NAD(P)-dependent oxidoreductase produces MAKRETVAGGEERAVVVTGGGTGIGRATARAFHEDGARVLVVGRSAETLRETADGYAGIRCLTADVRAPEAAEEIVSAALREFGRIDILVNNAAVTGFASLDALDRASVEAQLCTNLVGPLFLTQCALDALEATRGTVVNVSSAGSLGRRAWPENSVYGMAKAALDFLTRTWAVELAPRGIRCVGIAPGVVDTGVGVRAGMPAEAYEGFLTQMAGRIPAGRVGRPEDIAWWIVRLTRPAGAYANGTVLAVDGALSVT; encoded by the coding sequence ATGGCGAAGCGTGAGACCGTGGCCGGCGGCGAGGAGCGGGCCGTCGTCGTCACCGGCGGCGGCACCGGGATCGGCCGCGCCACCGCGCGCGCGTTCCACGAGGACGGGGCGCGTGTGCTGGTCGTCGGCCGCTCGGCGGAGACGCTCCGGGAGACCGCCGACGGGTACGCCGGGATCCGCTGCCTCACCGCCGACGTGCGGGCCCCCGAGGCCGCCGAGGAGATCGTCTCGGCGGCCCTGCGGGAGTTCGGCCGGATCGACATCCTGGTCAACAACGCGGCCGTCACCGGGTTCGCGTCGCTGGACGCCCTCGACCGGGCATCTGTCGAGGCGCAGTTGTGCACGAACCTTGTCGGCCCCCTGTTCCTGACCCAGTGTGCGCTGGACGCACTGGAGGCGACCAGGGGCACCGTGGTGAACGTCAGCTCGGCGGGCTCGCTCGGCCGCCGGGCCTGGCCGGAGAACTCCGTCTACGGCATGGCCAAGGCCGCCCTCGACTTCCTCACCCGCACCTGGGCCGTGGAACTCGCCCCGCGTGGCATCCGCTGCGTGGGCATCGCCCCCGGTGTGGTCGACACCGGCGTCGGTGTGCGGGCGGGTATGCCCGCCGAGGCGTACGAGGGGTTCCTGACGCAGATGGCCGGGCGGATCCCGGCGGGCCGGGTGGGGCGTCCCGAGGACATCGCCTGGTGGATCGTACGGCTGACCCGGCCAGCGGGTGCGTACGCCAATGGCACCGTGCTGGCCGTGGACGGCGCGCTCTCGGTGACCTGA